In Candidatus Desulfatibia profunda, a genomic segment contains:
- a CDS encoding DUF4062 domain-containing protein — protein sequence MKKSVANRYRLFISSVQKELAAERRAVKDYILHDPLLSRFISDVFLFEDIPAGDRKPDDIYLSEVEQCDIYLAILGNEYGWKNEDGKSPTELEFEHATKTHRERLVFVKGNDDEAREPDMAKLVGRAGRQVTRRRFSDIPGLIREVYASLVECLENRGALRSTASISMERKSASPLHPSNLMREDCSK from the coding sequence ATGAAAAAATCGGTTGCCAATCGTTATCGCCTTTTCATCAGCAGCGTCCAAAAGGAACTCGCGGCGGAACGCCGTGCGGTAAAGGATTACATCCTTCATGATCCATTGCTAAGCCGGTTCATATCGGATGTATTCCTGTTCGAAGATATCCCTGCCGGAGACCGCAAGCCAGACGATATCTATCTGAGCGAAGTAGAACAGTGTGACATCTACTTGGCTATTCTTGGCAACGAATACGGATGGAAGAACGAGGACGGCAAGTCGCCGACTGAACTTGAGTTTGAACACGCAACCAAAACTCATCGTGAACGACTGGTTTTTGTGAAAGGCAATGACGACGAAGCGCGTGAACCTGATATGGCTAAACTGGTAGGCAGAGCGGGCCGCCAAGTCACCCGACGCCGTTTTTCTGACATCCCAGGCCTGATTCGTGAGGTCTACGCCAGTCTTGTCGAATGCTTGGAGAATCGGGGAGCGCTCAGGTCCACTGCTTCCATTTCCATGGAACGGAAAAGCGCAAGCCCATTGCATCCCAGCAACCTTATGAGGGAAGATTGCTCGAAGTGA